The Pyrus communis chromosome 9, drPyrComm1.1, whole genome shotgun sequence genome has a segment encoding these proteins:
- the LOC137746032 gene encoding homeobox protein knotted-1-like 1 — protein sequence MEDFHRMNAGVISAGSDDHVNVHQQVENMASSTSSANCGGFHGSGHVVDDHNMLLFATEGLGSDHMSDLIKSQIASHPRFPDLVAAYLECQKVGAPAEMKNLLEEIERASHPMSTCSEIGADPELDEFMESYIEVLHRYKEELSKPFDEATTFLTNIQTQLSNLCKGTFSKTWEYHSDEGVGSSEEELSCGEVEAAEGQDTGGARSSGDRELKDMLLNKYSGYLSSLRKEFLKKRKKGKLPKDARSTLSDWWITHYRWPYPTEEEKLQLSEMTGLDQKQINNWFINQRKRHWKPSEDMRFALNEGVGGSIGGPMMFDTGV from the exons ATGGAGGATTTTCACAGGATGAACGCAGGTGTGATATCTGCAGGCTCAGATGATCATGTGAATGTTCATCAGCAAGTTGAAAATATGGCTAGTAGTACTAGCAGCGCCAATTGTGGTGGGTTTCATGGCAGTGGTCATGTGGTGGATGATCATAACATGCTGTTATTTGCGACGGAGGGTTTGGGATCCGATCATATGTCTGATCTGATAAAGTCCCAGATAGCCAGTCATCCTCGTTTCCCTGATTTAGTAGCTGCATACCTTGAATGCCAAAAG gttGGAGCACCAGCGGAGATGAAAAATCTGCTTGAAGAAATTGAAAGGGCAAGCCACCCCATGAGCACTTGCAGTGAGATAGGAGCTGATCCAGAACTTGACGAGTTCATG GAATCATATATTGAGGTTCTCCATAGATACAAGGAGGAGCTATCTAAGCCATTCGATGAAGCAACCACATTCTTGACCAACATTCAAACTCAACTTAGCAACCTCTGTAAAGGGACATTCTCAAAAACCTGGGAATATCACTCTG ATGAAGGGGTCGGCAGTTCGGAGGAGGAACTTAGCTGTGGGGAGGTGGAAGCAGCAGAGGGTCAAGACACTGGTGGTGCTCGTTCTAGTGGTGATCGGGAACTGAAAGATATGCTGCTGAATAAGTACAGTGGCTACCTTAGCAGCTTGAGGAAGGAGttcttaaagaaaagaaagaaagggaaactACCAAAGGATGCCAGGAGTACCCTATCGGACTGGTGGATTACTCACTATAGGTGGCCATATCCTACG GAAGAGGAGAAACTCCAGCTGTCTGAGATGACTGGATTGGACCAAAAGCAGATTAACAACTGGTTCATAAACCAGAGGAAGAGGCATTGGAAACCATCTGAGGACATGAGGTTTGCTCTCAATGAAGGTGTCGGCGGGAGCATCGGAGGACCTATGATGTTTGACACTGGTGTTTGA